In Fusarium falciforme chromosome 9, complete sequence, the sequence TGTTGGCGGCGTTGAGGTCGACATGGTCAGAGCCGATACCAGCGGTAACAgcgagcttgagcttcttggccttggccaggcGCTCGGCGGTCAGGTAACCGGGGTGGAAGggagtggtgatgatgatctcAGCATCGACGAGCTCCTCGTCGAACTTGGAACCCTCACGGTCCTTGTCGGAGGTGGTGACGAGGGTGTGACCCTGGTCCTCGAGCCACTTGCGGATGCCGAGCTCGTTCTCAGTGGTACCGAGAAGGCCGGGGACCTATTACAGGCGTGTTAGTTATGGTTGAAACTCAGTTGACTGAGACTGTGCAGGTTGATGAATGAGGGGGTCAGGGGCAAGACATCGAGTGCCCCAGAGGCGACTGGGGTTGCATTATGGTTACTCAATGACCATGCAGTGTATGCTGCAAGAGCCACGAGCCCACACATAATCCCACCCAGGGACAACTCTGATGTCTTACCCAGAGGCATTGCCCCGCATCTTGGGTTGAATGTGGCTGATCTTGAGTAGGGAGACGATTTCCCCGCGTTTGGGATCGGCAAGCGTGGGTGTGAGTGGGGAGGGGTTGTCGACGCGAAGGCGTTTGGAGGGGCAGAGAGCAAACGACCATCGACGAGCGGAAATCGAatggtgaagaggaggaggttgagagagCTGGGAGAGTTGATTGAGAGCGAGACATACATCCTTGGCGTGTTGGCCACCGTCGTAGAGAACAGCAAGAACCTTGACCTGATAAGGCTGTTAGATAGAGCTCAAAGGGATATCAAAGTGCGAATGAGGGGAGATGGGAATGCTTACCATTTTGGCGGTTGTATAAAAGTATTGGTTGTAagtgaagaaggaagaggaaggaagatggtgatgatgatgagagtgaggaggaagaaagaaaaacaaaATATCGAGCGTCCAACGCCAGATATTTATGCTCCAGGAGGGTACCGGAGTCTCGTTACCACGAAAAGTTACAACAACGTATGTAACGGGGAACGGGCAGCGGCATCCAGGTTGGTTTCAGTGGGATCAACAGACAATCCTCCACAGCCAAGGTTCCACGTCTCACTGCGTGTGGTGTCTGTGTGTGCAGTGCGTGTGTGTACCTGTGCCGCGTGCATTCTCCTCACACTCCCGCAGTGCCATCCGATCGAAACGAACGGAACGGATACCGTGGCCGTGTGTCTTGCTCCGCGAATCTCCATCAATGCCGCGAACCCCGAAGCTGTCGGTATCTGGGAGGGAGGGGGCAGTGTACCTCTCTGGCACTAATTCTCCGCCTTGAGAGGGTCAGTTCCAGTTAGCAAATTAGACCCATGAGGCTGTATCTTTGCTCTCTCTCCGTGTCTATCCTCCTCGCATGACGAGGCCCGGACGGTCACCCGCCGCATGCCGTCGTCCTATCCCGCCCACCTACGCGTGCGGCCGTGCAAAGCGGGGGCGCCGAGCAAGAGCGTGcgaccatcccatccatccactctCGAGGGGGCTTACCGTATGAGGAAAGTATGAGCACAGTCGACGGGCTCTGGGAGGCTCAGAATTGAGTGAGTGATGGGCATATCTCGGCGTTCGGTGTTGTTCTTGCAAGAGAGCGAATCATGGCGGATGGTGGGTACAGGGGAGAAGATGCTCTAGCCAATCACGTGTCTTGACCCTGTCGGTGGGGTTTACCGTTTTCGGACCTAGGAGCGGGGTTGACAGTGTCAGGCAGGCCCAGCTTGAGAAGCTTCACCTCTCGGGCACGGCAGCTACGGTCAACGTCTCCGTGCCGTCCATCCATACGGACAAGATTTCCATCAAGCAACGTCCAATTGACCGCTCTCTACGGCGATTCATAGCAATTCGGGGTCTTGCCTTCTCCAAAATGACAATAATGACTTCCGTTGGAGAAGCCTCGCCATGCAAGGCTCTGGCAACTCAAGTCCGACCTCAAACTCTCCGTTGTCAGCGGTGTAagtggagatggagatggtaaTCGTGGCCTGCTTTTGACACACACTTGGCTCCACGGCGATGGACCTCGAAGATGAAATTACGGAGCAGAGGAGCTTCCAATTGTGGGAATCTTGGATATCAATGGCATAATCATCCATGCCTGGGACACGCAGAAGCAGGTCTAGATTCCTGTCTTTCCCCTGGAAAGATTTGATGCAACACGAGCACATGGACCGATTTTCTCTGCCACCTCCACTCCAGCCTCGCTGAGATATCTCGCTCAATCTACGATGGCCATTTGTGAAATTATATCGCTCAAAACTCACATCGTAGACTGGTCACGTACGTAGTCGCAGGGGTTAACAGACATGTCAAACCATTGTTGCCCATGAACCCATGTATATCCATACCTCCTCGCCTCACCCTTCGTTCTCCGAGCAACCTACGAGCGAGCACCAGAGTGTGAAAACGCCTCAGGTCCAAGCCATCATACCATTACTCCTTCGCATCGGCCCTTTCCCCCCTAATCCTAATGTGCTATCCACCATCCATCGCTATTCGGAGTCCCGCCATCCGGCCGTTTCTCGCCCAGCCAAGCCCCGAGATCCCCGGCCTCCGGTGCGGGGGAAAGCGTCTCTCTCTCGCACTTTCATCTCCGGGCGACGACTCGCGTGCCGTGTCGCAGCACCATCAACTCGACGCTACAGTAACAAGTCATGCACAAAGAGCCAAGTCTCGGTAGTCGACCCGTCGTCCGTCTCACTCACCTGGGCTACTGTTGCCAAACATAGCCAATTTCGCCTACCGGCCTCCACCTCCGCCCTCCGCCTCCACGCGCCAGTTCGTCCCTCCCCCGCATTGGATCCCATCTCCCCTCAAgtcgatgagatgagatccaTGTCCATATCCCTCGTTAGGCGCCCTCGGCCGGGCGGCGTCTGGCCCTCAGGGTTCTTTTCCTTGCTTCTCTATTCCTCGTCCCGCAACACCGTGACATCTCCGACTGAGcgtaatagtaatagtccATCGGAGGGAGAAGCCGACCTCTCAGGGGTTATTGTCCTGGTGCAACTCTGACCATCATGAACTTGTCGTAAATCTTCCATGTCCATGAGAACTGTCTCGATCACTCTTCTAGCTCAAGCATCGTTCCATGCAGTCTCTGAGAGAGGTTGTTGAACAGGGGCATCAACTCTTGGGCTCGTACAACTCACCTAGCCACCCATCTTACACCGAAACCTCACCTACATCCATACACGCTCACCTCATCTCTGCACAACTCCAGAACTCAAGTTCATCATGTCGTCAACTCCACAGAAGCATTACCACATTTATTCATGCCGTGAAATCCCTGTCCCGTCCAACCTGTCCCAGGTTTCCGGTTCCCGTCCCTTCATACCTATAGATAGATGTCCCCCATACTGTATATCCCATATAGCGCCAATCCAAGGCCATGCCAGGCCGCCGCAAACAGAACATTCATACCCATACATGATCAATCTTCCCTCTTCGCTCCTCACATAAGGAATCCAAATAGTAAAGGTACGGGAATCGGCATCAacccgtcgtcgtcatcgtcatcaaagTCACTCTCCCCGTCATCGTCCTGCCATCCCTCTTCCgagtcttcatcctcatcagagTCTTCCAGGAATGGTGGTAACAGCCCGAAGCCGTCgtatccatcatccatctccgATACACTCGAGTCGTCATCAATGTCCTCGCTCACGTCGCTTCCCCCAGCTTCATAGTCCTCTTCTatatcatcttcatcttcttcgtcttcagaCTGAATCGTCGGTTCCACATAGGGAATATCAAGCGCGTCCAGCACTTTGCGTCCCTCAACTCCCATCGGAACCCCCTTAGGAATCGCCAGTTCCACAACTTCTTTGACGTCCACGTCATCCAGCGTCTTCACATCGGTTCTTAAGCCCGCGGTGATCAGTCGGCTTGCAAAGGTCCAGTTCAGCTTGGGCTCGATGGCTCGCACATAGCGAGCCCTCCTGGGTTTCAAGATGCCGGGCACCCAACGGATCATAGATGACCAGCACTCCCGATGCAGCCGCTCTGGTTTATCGCATAGCACATTCGGGTGTTTCGATAGTATCTGTACGGTCTGCGGCTGATAGCCATGAGTGATGGTGTACATGAATGCACCGTCAGGCATAGCTTTGGTGGCCATGTGAACATCCGCTCCACCATTGACCAGCACCGGAGTTGTGCGCCAGAAGGAACCCGACTTGAGACTGTAATACAGCGGCGGCTCGTCCTCAAAAAGCTCATTAgggtcttgtccttgatctAGTAGCACCTGGATAAGCGCAGAAGGTTCATCCGCGGTCGGTGACTGGTCCTTCAAGCAGCGGAAGATCAGCCCCTTTCGCATTTCCCTCGGCGTGGGCACCGCCTTCATCAGATCAGCAGCCCGCGTCCAGAGTTGCTCCTCCAGTGACAGCTTGAGGAGGCGCACCAGGAAGGCATCCGAAGGCCTTGTGATGCCATACTGGGCATAATCCATGCTCAGTATAAACTCGGTTTTCCCGTCGTCATACGGGTCCTGTACTGACTTGTCAAGCAGATCCTCAAGGTCACCCTTCTCCGGCCGGCCGCCATTCTCAAGAATTGCTTGGGCAAGACTCAAGTTGCCGTTCACAACGGCCTCGGTGAATGGGCGGTGCAGGGTTACGCCCTTGTCGTTTGGATCAGCGCCACGCTCAATGAGGAGCGCGGCGAAATTGGCGTGCTGGTGGTCCCAATCACGACTGAAGTAGGGCTCGCAGCGCCGGGCGCAGATGATGTTCAGAGGTGTCAGGTCTTCCGTCGAGTCTTTCATCGATGCCCCCGCGTCGAGGAGCATCTCTCCGGCGTCGCATAGTCCAAGAATAGCGGATCCTTCGGCCATTTCACCGACTCGAGAAAGGGCGCTCAGTCCCTCATGATCCAAGGCGTTAACGTCAGCTCCGCTGTCGATTAACGCCTTCATAGCATCCGTGTTACAGCTCGAGCTCGCATGCATCAGGGGCGTCATCCCCAAGAGGGAGTCACGGGCGTTTACATCGAACTTCTTGTCGATGAACTTTTGGATGATCTCGATCTCGGTGATCTTGCTGGTGGGCTTCGGGGGATCGTAAGGATCGGCAAACTCGTCAGGTCTGACTTGGCCAGGTCCGAGAATCAGATGAAGAATGCTGAACCGGTGCCTTGAGACCGTGTTGACGTCTGCGCCCAGGTCGATGAGCTTAGCAGCATCGTCAAACCGACGCGAGAAGCACGCCATCATAAGAGGTGTCAATCCCGTCTCGATGAGCCTGGTGTCAATATTGGCGCCTTTCTCAATGAGATACGGAACCGCGGTGTCCCAATGTCCGTACCAAATGGCCTGGAACAGGGGCGTTCCCATGAAAGGGCCTTCTGCATCGATGTTTTCCTGAAGCTTTCCTTCCACAAGGAGCCGCAGTAAGGGGAGCATGTCGTGCTTGGCAGCGTGGTGCATCGCGGTGAGTCGGAAACGACTTGAATCATGGgcagcatcttcatctcgccAGACGTTGGGGTCAAGCTCGAAATCGATACCCTGGTATATGACGGTGGAAGCCCCGCGGCTTAGCAGAAACTTGGCGGTCTCGAACTGGCCGTGGCATATGGCAACATGCAGAGGTGTCCAGTTTCCACCATGCAGATCCTCaagctcttcctcttcgaTATCTTGCGAGTCGCTAAAGGCCTCCATGGGAAGGTGAGGACGACAGAGACAGAGTCCCCAGGAGGATGCCTCGATATATGCGCCCTTGTCGAGAAGCACCTCGATCATGTCGATGCGCCCTTTGCTAGCGGCGACATGGATAGCTTCCCATCGACAGTCGCTAAAGATTCCATCGTCGCAGCCGCTCTCGAAACAATCGCAGGTGTCGTGTAGAACATAGGATGGGTCCAAGTCGACagactcgtcgtcgtcgtcgacgcgCCATTCCGGATCGTCGTAATATGAGCTGTGATAATTCCACCACTTGTGACGCGAATCGATTCGTGGCTTGGGTCTGTGAGCATAGGCTAGACGCGAGGGGTCAACACCGGCCTCGAGAGCGCGGCGCAATAGATCGATGTCTTCATGCTCCACGGCCCAATGTAGTGCGCCTGGCCTGTCCGACTTGACCTCGCGCTTCCAGAGAATGGGGCTCGCAATATGATAGCAGTGTCGGTTGACGCGCGATAGAGCAGCTAGGTCGTACTTCTTGTGGAGGAAAGAGGCGATACTGTGCAGCACCTCATTGGGAAGTCGGTCCAGCGACAGCATGACGGGCGAAGCTGGCAGCGGCGAGCAGCCAGAGTCGAGCGACTGGACGAGACGAGGCGAGACGAGACCCAGGGAGGGCGATGATGAAATGGATGGAATGTGGATGTTTTGGGCTGGAGATAAAGTGAGGGGAGCTCTCGGATTTTGTTTCCGTCGCCGTTGATTTTCCCATCCATTCGCAAAACGGTGGATGCAGCAGGTGCATCTGCTAACCAAATTTTAGTGGAGCCTGTCCGAAGGGGCCCGCCTGGATGGGCGAGCacgagctgctgctgcaagaCAGCGCGTCGCGCCAAATCGCCTGGCCTGGAAATTCTTGCCTGGCACCTCGCGAAGCCCAACCAGCCCCTGTAAATGGTCTGCGACAGTGGCATCTGCCCCGCATTTTAGCGCGACCAAAAAGATGGAGCCCGGGCTGTTACAGTGCTCGGTGCCCTGTGGTTTTGGATACTGGACCCGCTTTTATATCGCAACCCGCTGCCTAGTTGAGACATTGACAAGCTAAATGGAGGATAAGATACGATGAAACCGGCCAGCTGAAATCGATAAACAAGAAAACATTTGTTTCTCTGTTTCTAGTGATATCGTTTCGACTAGGCATTTCACATTCCAAAACAGTGCATATGTCTTAAACAACCCGTAAGACGAGGCCCACGGTTCCAAAGACCCCCACCTTTATCGCGAGGTCTGTCGTTGGGCCGCCCACATGCATCCATTGTCTCCGCTTTCAACCCCAACTGCCTCAACTCGAACTGTGCGAGGCCCCGAGGGACTTTGCATTCGTTCTTCACACAAAGACTACAACGACACAACAAGTCAATTGTCACGCGAATAATTGATACAAAGGAATCATTTTCGCATAGCAAAATTCAATAACGGTGTCTTTATTAATCGAACAATGCTAAATAGGGATTTTTTCATTATCTCCTTCAGCTGTAGGGTGGGCTGAGCAAGGTTCACGCATTCGCAACCATGACACATTGATGAAGGACCTCTCTTGTTGGGGACCTCCATCACCGCTATCATGCTCTCAGCCTTATTTCAATCTCACGCCATAAATGATCTGCCTTGTGAGCGTTGTCGAAAATCGCTCTTGAGGTTTGTCCAATGACCCGTCTCTGTTGCTCCAACCACCATGATTCGTAGTCTGGTTCCCCTAACGCGGGAGGCCGACCGTCCTGGAAAGTGAAACTGGAAATAAGGCCCCAAGACACATGAAATCTAGTGCAAGCGGATTAGGCTCATGCTGGCGATGAAAGAGATATATTTGGACGTTATCGGGGAGAGTTATTTATGATATGGGCACGGTTGAGTAACTTCAAGTTTTGAACTCCTCTCTGATACCACTGATCGCAACAGTCTTAACGAACAACTTGGCTGCAGAAATGAGTCCTTTAACACCAAGAATGAGTCCCTATTCAAGAATTCTATCCCGTTTCTTCGAGTTCTTGGCCCTCTTTTCAATCCTCAGAAAAGCCGAAGGCCCTCATGTCATCATAAACTACAACTTGTCGACTTTGGAAGCCACCCGCCGCAGATTTCTGAGGAACCTCTGCTTCATCTGCGACTACAAGAAAGGTGGCGACACGACGACTtccatcgccgtcgaggacCAACCTGACTGCTTCATGTTCTGGATGGCCGGGAATGTCACTCCAACATCGAGAGTTGTTGATTTCTTGGATCGTGTTCTTGACAGTTTGCAAGGGGCCGAGGCACTTGACGAGCTGCACAGAAAAGAGCTGGAGGATAGACTGACGGAGGATTCTGTACAGTTTGGCACTGCCAGGATCCAGAAGGAATGCAACATACTACGGAATGCAACGAGGAAATGCCAGATTTACTTATCGACTACAGCGTCGAGCACCATGACGAGTGGTTAGATATCGGAACTATTGAACTTCGAAAGGCATTACGCTAACTGATTTCCAGACCTTGAAGCACTCAAAAGCTGGCTTCCCCAGTTTCGGTTCGACACCACGGCAGACGCCTTGCCTTTATGCCATGCTGCTTATCGAGCTCGGGAGGATCCTCAAATGACAACACTACAGGTTCTCAGCCGTGAGGATAGTGCAACCCTTGAACATGCTAAATCTTTCCAAGCTATCAGGCATTTTGTAGGGCGTTTGGCTGAGCGCATTCGTGTACCGAAGCAGCTTGTCGAGGACGCTAGCCGTTTGGGTACACTTCTCAGCAGCTATCATGTGGCCGCGGTTCCTGCTCCTCAACCAGAGATCGTCCCTCCCCCCGACGTGCAAACTACTCTCCATTCGATCACCAGGCGCATTCTCAGTGCTGGAGACCCAAGGATCGAGGAGTTCCAAGAGTTCCTCACGAGACTAGATGAGCAGACTGGACTTGAAACCAAAGTGAGGACCATGTATGACAGGGGCGGCATGCAATCAAGGGTCCACGCGGAACTGCAAATGTTGGAGTTTTTCCACAGAGACAATCGTGTCTTCGTTGAGAACGACCGCTACATAGCCTGCAGCAAGCTTGCTTGTCTCTGCTGCAAGCTTTACTTCAGACACCACCCAGGTTTCTATGTGGAACCAGATTCCCACCAGAAAGTATACACGAACTGGCGCCCGATTATCCTCCACGAAGCGGAAGAAGACTCTCGGTTTCCAGAACAGAGAGCCCTCTTGGGAAAGGTAGGTAGGGACATCGGCAACATGCTCCAAGAACATATCGCCCTTCAACAGACGAGTGCCGTTTTACAACAGGACTCGATAACCAACATTACTACGTCCGAGGACATGTCGTTTGACTCTTCCGATTTCGAATATGAGTCATTCGGAGAGTACGAGACAGATGAAGGTAAGTTTAGTATATGTCCCATGCTCATCAGGAACCTGACAATAGATAGAAACCGCCCCAGCAACCGAGGCAGGCTTgaaagatgacgaggagtcTTCTGATAGCGATGGAGAATCTCAGGGAGGTGTGACATTGTTATAATGCGAAAGGTACGATTTTTGGGCTGGAATTGCCCTTCGATTTGGCCACCATTATCGTTGTGTATTGCCGACATATGCATTCATGTACGAGTGAATTCACGTGGGAGATTATCTCTCTTCGACCATTACATGATTTCTATAGTGTTCATGTATTAAGCAATGTGCTTACGCTACCTCTAAACCATTTTATCGTCTTGAGAAGTTATCGTAAGCCGGCTTTGCCTTTGATTTTACCACGCCGTAGTCGAATGGCGGCTTTGCTCGGCGAGATGAGTAACACCATGGCGAGGAAAGACATGGACAAGAGCCAATGCAAACATACTGCCACAAACACTATTGGGTGTTTTATTTGCACAAATCTACGCTTCTTGAAATAGTCACAGGGGGTAGGTAAACGTCTAGAAGTACCAAAGAGTGTCCATTATAACTAACAATTACGCTAATACGCTACCACAGTTCCAATTACCgcgccctcttcttcccacCATGAACCTCTCGCAAGTGCCGGGGAAGGTTATCATGGCGTGTGAACATTACAGGACAAAGAGGACACTCGCAAGACTTCTTCGACTGGTGGGAGTTGAAGTGCTTCCGCATCTCCTTTTGCCAAGCACTCTTGTGTGAACATCCGGGCCAAGGACAGTAAACAGGTTTGTAGTGCGAGCGAAGATGTTTCCTGTACTAAAGTTAGCATGGACATGGATACAAGTTTGTAAGTGACTGGTGGGCGCACGTTCTCCTGGAGTTGCTGCCAAACTCTTTGCGGCAGTTCCCCCAGTTGCAAGAAAATATTCCATCTCTCACACATTCGTCTTTTTCCATACGAATGAGAGGATCTTCTTCGAACTTGGACCTGTCCCTTTTCCCTGATCCCGAGCTGTTTCCACCAGAAGTGTCGGCAGAAGAAGATTCCACATCCGAGGTAAATGAGTGTAACTGGGCCTGATCATCATTGCTCAAGACCTCACCCAAGGAAATCAAAGAACCAACATCATCACTGACTACGGGCGCTGGGGGTCTCTATAGAGGAGGATGCGCACCCTGCGAGCCAGTAGGTGATGTCGAAGTTTGAAATGCCTGATGAGAGGTCGCTGAGGAAGGATCAAGACCGGAGTGGGCGGATGTCGGAAGGCTCAAACAAGCCGGGTCAATAGTTTGGAGATGCAGGTTCATCTCACTCGTCCCGGGAAGAAAACCACCGTCGAGCACCGGAAGGTCCATGGCCATTTGAGGCATGGAGCCCGAACTCGTCTCACGCAATCCTTCTTGGTTCGTGAAACCAAAAGGATCTGCATCCTGAACCAAAAGGCCAGACTGCGTCCACTGCCCCACAGGATCCTCATAAGGATCTATCAGAGGAAAAATGTCTTCGCCAAAGTCTATTTCACAGCCGGGGCCGTGTTAGTGAGCGGTGTTTCATCCCCACATGATGACTTCAAGCTGACGGGCACTTACAATCCGGGGAACAGCCCGAGCCCACAGGCGATGACATTGTGGATTCGGACTGATGAGGGGAGGGAGATCGTCTTCTGCTCATGAACTGAATGGCTTTCGAGGATTTGAGAGAGGATGCTTTGAAAGGAAAAGTTAGCAAGACGGCAGAGCCTTGAGCTTACTTTATAACTCTTGTTCCCCTCAGCAAAGTGCCTGATCCTTCTTGTCTCAATGGCGTCAACACAAGACCAAGGTGCACTCCCATTGCGCCTTATCACAGGCAACTCGGCCGGCAGGTTCCAATGACGGACTCGATCACCCCTCCTGCGCGTCTGCTTTGCAGCCAACAGACCAACCGAACCCCTCACTCAGAGAGCAGATTATCATACCATTCTCCTCTGGTTGGCGGTGCGGTTGGTTGAAAAAAAGGGTATCAAGGTCCGCTAAGGGAGGCCGACCGAAAACTGGCCAAGGCTTATTGGCCGCGGAACCGAATTGGGTGGCATGCAGGCCGAGGGAGAACCTTGAGTGCGATTGCCTCGCGCCTAGGCGGACTGGCGGGCGGTCGATGCGAACTGCGAATGTGTGCCTGGTGTGGCTCGGATGTCTATTTTCAGAACTGGGCACTGTTGTTAATTGGATGTTTTGTGAGGCTGATGCTTGGACGGTTGGTCGCTGCTGCGGCGAACTGGATTAAGGCAGAGCCAACGTGAGACAAGAGCAAATGTGCATACTCGCTGTGGTGTTCCGCTTGTTCTCAGGGTTCACAATCTCACCGACTATTGTAAACGATAACGTGCCGTTAATTCTTCACGGCTTCAAGTAGGTTGGACTGCCCCCCCTTCTATTTCGTCGGCATGCAGCAGTGGAAAGTTGTGTGTGTATCTAAGACACCATGCTTTGGGAGTGTTCGGCCCGGACCGGACTGACTG encodes:
- a CDS encoding F-box domain-containing protein, with the translated sequence MLSLDRLPNEVLHSIASFLHKKYDLAALSRVNRHCYHIASPILWKREVKSDRPGALHWAVEHEDIDLLRRALEAGVDPSRLAYAHRPKPRIDSRHKWWNYHSSYYDDPEWRVDDDDESVDLDPSYVLHDTCDCFESGCDDGIFSDCRWEAIHVAASKGRIDMIEVLLDKGAYIEASSWGLCLCRPHLPMEAFSDSQDIEEEELEDLHGGNWTPLHVAICHGQFETAKFLLSRGASTVIYQGIDFELDPNVWRDEDAAHDSSRFRLTAMHHAAKHDMLPLLRLLVEGKLQENIDAEGPFMGTPLFQAIWYGHWDTAVPYLIEKGANIDTRLIETGLTPLMMACFSRRFDDAAKLIDLGADVNTVSRHRFSILHLILGPGQVRPDEFADPYDPPKPTSKITEIEIIQKFIDKKFDVNARDSLLGMTPLMHASSSCNTDAMKALIDSGADVNALDHEGLSALSRVGEMAEGSAILGLCDAGEMLLDAGASMKDSTEDLTPLNIICARRCEPYFSRDWDHQHANFAALLIERGADPNDKGVTLHRPFTEAVVNGNLSLAQAILENGGRPEKGDLEDLLDKSVQDPYDDGKTEFILSMDYAQYGITRPSDAFLVRLLKLSLEEQLWTRAADLMKAVPTPREMRKGLIFRCLKDQSPTADEPSALIQVLLDQGQDPNELFEDEPPLYYSLKSGSFWRTTPVLVNGGADVHMATKAMPDGAFMYTITHGYQPQTVQILSKHPNVLCDKPERLHRECWSSMIRWVPGILKPRRARYVRAIEPKLNWTFASRLITAGLRTDVKTLDDVDVKEVVELAIPKGVPMGVEGRKVLDALDIPYVEPTIQSEDEEDEDDIEEDYEAGGSDVSEDIDDDSSVSEMDDGYDGFGLLPPFLEDSDEDEDSEEGWQDDDGESDFDDDDDDGLMPIPVPLLFGFLM